One window of the Cardiocondyla obscurior isolate alpha-2009 linkage group LG05, Cobs3.1, whole genome shotgun sequence genome contains the following:
- the Atpalpha gene encoding sodium/potassium-transporting ATPase subunit alpha isoform X3, with amino-acid sequence MGDKHGRSDSYRVATIPNIRDDNKTADGMYKSRRKNPKRRGDNLDDLKQELDIDFHKISPEELYQRFQTHPENGLSHAKAKENLERDGPNALTPPKQTPEWVKFCKNLFGGFALLLWIGAILCFIAYSIQASTSEDPNDDNLYLGIVLAAVVIVTGIFSYYQESKSSKIMESFKNMVPQFATVIREGEKLTLRAEDLVLGDVVEVKFGDRIPADIRIIEARGFKVDNSSLTGESEPQSRSPEFTNENPLETKNLAFFSTNAVEGTAKGVVICCGDQTVMGRIAGLASGLDTGETPIAKEIHHFIHLITGVAVFLGVTFFVIAFILGYHWLDAVIFLIGIIVANVPEGLLATVTVCLTLTAKRMASKNCLVKNLEAVETLGSTSTICSDKTGTLTQNRMTVAHMWFDNQIIDADTTEDQSGLQYDRTSPGFKALAKIATLCNRAEFKPGQEGEPILKREVNGDASEAALLKCMELALGDVMGIRKRNKKVCEIPFNSTNKYQVSIHESDDPNDPRHLLVMKGAPERILDRCSTIFIGGKEKVLDEEMKEAFNNAYLELGGLGERVLGFCDYTLPSDKFPVGFKFNADDPNFPVDGLRFVGLMSMIDPPRAAVPDAVAKCRSAGIKVIMVTGDHPITAKAIAKSVGIISEGNETVEDIAQRLNIPVSEVNPREAKAAVIHGTELRELNSDQLDEILRYHTEIVFARTSPQQKLIIVEGCQRMGAIVAVTGDGVNDSPALKKADIGVAMGIAGSDVSKQAADMILLDDNFASIVTGVEEGRLIFDNLKKSIAYTLTSNIPEISPFLAFILCDIPLPLGTVTILCIDLGTDMVPAISLAYEEAESDIMKRQPRNPFTDKLVNERLISMAYGQIGMIQAAAGFFVYFVIMAENGFLPLYLFGIRKQWDSKAINDLTDSYGQEWTYRDRKTLEFTCHTAFFVSIVIVQWADLIVCKTRRNSIIHQGMRNWALNFGLVFETALAAFLSYTPGMDKGLRMFPLKFVWWLPALPFMFAIFIYDETRRFYLRRNPGGWLEQETYY; translated from the exons CATGGCCGCTCAGATTCGTACAGGGTCGCCACGATACCCAACATTCGCGATGACAACAAAACCGCAGATGGAATGTACAAG TCGCGGCGGAAGAACCCAAAGCGAAGGGGGGACAACCTAGATGACCTGAAGCAGGAGTTGGACATTGACTTCCACAAAATCTCACCCGAGGAACTGTATCAAAGATTTCAGACGCACCCCGAAAAC ggCCTCAGCCATGCGAAAGCGAAGGAGAACCTGGAAAGGGACGGGCCGAACGCCCTGACGCCGCCGAAGCAGACACCGGAATGGGTCAAGTTCTGCAAGAATCTGTTCGGTGGTTTTGCCCTCCTGCTGTGGATTGGCGCGATCCTCTGCTTCATCGCGTACTCGATCCAGGCCTCGACCAGCGAGGACCCGAACGACGACAATCTCTACCTGGGCATCGTCCTCGCGGCGGTCGTGATAGTGACGGGTATATTCTCGTACTATCAGGAGAGCAAGTCGAGCAAGATTATGGAGTCGTTCAAGAACATGGTGCCGCAATTCGCCACCGTAATCCGGGAGGGTGAGAAGCTCACTCTGCGGGCCGAGGATCTCGTGCTGGGCGACGTCGTCGAGGTTAAATTCGGCGACCGGATACCGGCCGACATCAGGATTATCGAGGCTCGTGGATTCAAGGTGGACAACAGCTCGCTGACGGGCGAATCCGAACCGCAATCGAGGTCGCCCGAGTTCACGAACGAGAATCCGCTCGAAACGAAGAATCTTGCATTCTTCTCAACAAATGCGGTGGAAGGCACGGCAAAAGGTGTGGTGATCTGTTGTGGCGATCAAACGGTGATGGGACGGATCGCAGGGCTTGCGTCTGGCCTGGATACCGGTGAAACGCCGATCGCCAAAGAGATTCATCACTTTATACACCTCATTACTGGTGTCGCTGTCTTCCTCGGCGTCACATTCTTTGTCATAGCTTTTATCCTGGGTTATCATTGGCTCGATGCCGTTATCTTCCTAATCGGTATTATTGTGGCGAACGTACCGGAGGGTCTTCTCGCTACTGTGACCGTGTGCCTCACTCTGACCGCTAAGCGAATGGCCTCGAAGAACTGCCTGGTGAAGAATCTCGAGGCTGTGGAGACTCTAGGCTCGACTTCGACCATCTGTTCGGATAAGACCGGAACCCTCACGCAAAATCGTATGACAGTGGCGCACATGTGGTTCGACAATCAGATTATTGACGCCGATACCACAGAAGATCAATCCGGCTTGCAATACGATCGCACTAGTCCGGGATTCAAGGCGCTGGCTAAGATTGCGACCTTGTGTAATCGCGCAGAGTTCAAGCCGGGCCAGGAAGGTGAGCCGATTCTGAAACGTGAGGTAAACGGCGACGCCTCTGAGGCCGCATTGCTCAAATGCATGGAACTGGCACTGGGCGACGTTATGGGCATTAGGAAACGCAATAAGAAAGTCTGCGAAATTCCCTTCAACTCCACTAACAAATATCAGGTATCTATTCACGAATCGGACGATCCTAACGATCCTAGACATCTCTTGGTGATGAAGGGTGCTCCTGAAAGAATTTTGGACAGATGCTCGACCATATTTATCGGCGGCAAAGAAAAG gTTCTGGACGAAGAGATGAAGGAAGCGTTTAATAATGCATACTTGGAATTGGGCGGACTTGGCGAACGAGTGCTCGGCTTCTGTGATTACACACTGCCGTCCGACAAGTTCCCGGTTGGCTTCAAATTCAACGCCGACGATCCTAACTTCCCAGTCGACGGGCTCCGCTTCGTAGGCCTGATGTCTATGATCGATCCGCCGCGAGCCGCGGTGCCTGACGCGGTCGCAAAGTGCCGTTCCGCCGGCATCAAGGTCATCATGGTTACCGGTGACCATCCGATCACTGCCAAAGCCATTGCCAAATCCGTCGGCATCATCTCTGAAG gtaaCGAAACCGTTGAGGACATTGCGCAACGGTTAAATATCCCGGTATCCGAAGTAAATCCTCGTGAGGCTAAAGCCGCGGTCATTCACGGAACCGAACTCAGGGAACTGAACTCCGACCAATTGGACGAGATTCTCAGGTACCACACCGAAATTGTGTTCGCCCGTACTTCGCCTCAGCAGAAGCTCATCATCGTCGAAGGCTGCCAGCGAATGGGCGCGATTGTCGCTGTAACTG gCGACGGTGTGAACGATTCGCCTGCTCTAAAAAAAGCTGACATTGGTGTCGCCATGGGCATCGCCGGTTCGGACGTCTCCAAGCAAGCAGCAGACATGATTTTACTTGATGACAACTTTGCTTCGATCGTAACAGGCGTGGAGGAGGGTCGTTTGATCTTTGACAACCTAAAGAAGTCTATCGCCTACACCCTGACCTCGAATATACCCGAAATCTCGCCTTTCTTGGCGTTTATTCTCTGCGATATCCCGTTGCCGCTGGGTACTGTCACCATTCTTTGCATCGATTTAGGAACCGACATG GTACCCGCCATCTCGCTAGCCTACGAGGAGGCAGAGAGCGATATTATGAAGCGACAACCACGAAACCCCTTCACTGACAAGCTAGTTAATGAAAG GCTTATTTCGATGGCGTACGGCCAAATCGGTATGATTCAAGCCGCGGCTGGCTTCTTCGTCTACTTCGTTATCATGGCTGAGAATGGATTCCTGCCTCTGTATCTGTTTGGTATCCGGAAACAATGGGATTCGAAGGCTATTAACGATCTTACCGATAGCTACGGTCAGGAATGG ACTTACAGAGATCGTAAAACGTTGGAGTTTACTTGCCACACAGCTTTCTTCGTATCGATTGTAATTGTGCAATGGGCTGATCTGATTGTCTGTAAAACGCGCCGCAACTCGATTATTCATCAAGGAATGAGAAACTGGGCTTTGAACTTCGGTCTCGTGTTCGAAACCGCTCTTGCTGCGTTCCTAAGTTACACGCCCGGTATGGATAAGGGTCTCCGTATGTTCCCATTGAa ATTTGTATGGTGGCTGCCAGCTCTACCGTTCATGTTTGCCATCTTTATCTACGACGAAACGAGACGATTCTATCTTCGCCGAAATCCAGGCGGCTGGCTTGAGCAAGaaacttattattaa
- the Atpalpha gene encoding sodium/potassium-transporting ATPase subunit alpha isoform X5: MGDKSRRKNPKRRGDNLDDLKQELDIDFHKISPEELYQRFQTHPENGLSHAKAKENLERDGPNALTPPKQTPEWVKFCKNLFGGFALLLWIGAILCFIAYSIQASTSEDPNDDNLYLGIVLAAVVIVTGIFSYYQESKSSKIMESFKNMVPQFATVIREGEKLTLRAEDLVLGDVVEVKFGDRIPADIRIIEARGFKVDNSSLTGESEPQSRSPEFTNENPLETKNLAFFSTNAVEGTAKGVVICCGDQTVMGRIAGLASGLDTGETPIAKEIHHFIHLITGVAVFLGVTFFVIAFILGYHWLDAVIFLIGIIVANVPEGLLATVTVCLTLTAKRMASKNCLVKNLEAVETLGSTSTICSDKTGTLTQNRMTVAHMWFDNQIIDADTTEDQSGLQYDRTSPGFKALAKIATLCNRAEFKPGQEGEPILKREVNGDASEAALLKCMELALGDVMGIRKRNKKVCEIPFNSTNKYQVSIHESDDPNDPRHLLVMKGAPERILDRCSTIFIGGKEKVLDEEMKEAFNNAYLELGGLGERVLGFCDYTLPSDKFPVGFKFNADDPNFPVDGLRFVGLMSMIDPPRAAVPDAVAKCRSAGIKVIMVTGDHPITAKAIAKSVGIISEGNETVEDIAQRLNIPVSEVNPREAKAAVIHGTELRELNSDQLDEILRYHTEIVFARTSPQQKLIIVEGCQRMGAIVAVTGDGVNDSPALKKADIGVAMGIAGSDVSKQAADMILLDDNFASIVTGVEEGRLIFDNLKKSIAYTLTSNIPEISPFLAFILCDIPLPLGTVTILCIDLGTDMVPAISLAYEEAESDIMKRQPRNPFTDKLVNERLISMAYGQIGMIQAAAGFFVYFVIMAENGFLPLYLFGIRKQWDSKAINDLTDSYGQEWTYRDRKTLEFTCHTAFFVSIVIVQWADLIVCKTRRNSIIHQGMRNWALNFGLVFETALAAFLSYTPGMDKGLRMFPLKFVWWLPALPFMFAIFIYDETRRFYLRRNPGGWLEQETYY; encoded by the exons TCGCGGCGGAAGAACCCAAAGCGAAGGGGGGACAACCTAGATGACCTGAAGCAGGAGTTGGACATTGACTTCCACAAAATCTCACCCGAGGAACTGTATCAAAGATTTCAGACGCACCCCGAAAAC ggCCTCAGCCATGCGAAAGCGAAGGAGAACCTGGAAAGGGACGGGCCGAACGCCCTGACGCCGCCGAAGCAGACACCGGAATGGGTCAAGTTCTGCAAGAATCTGTTCGGTGGTTTTGCCCTCCTGCTGTGGATTGGCGCGATCCTCTGCTTCATCGCGTACTCGATCCAGGCCTCGACCAGCGAGGACCCGAACGACGACAATCTCTACCTGGGCATCGTCCTCGCGGCGGTCGTGATAGTGACGGGTATATTCTCGTACTATCAGGAGAGCAAGTCGAGCAAGATTATGGAGTCGTTCAAGAACATGGTGCCGCAATTCGCCACCGTAATCCGGGAGGGTGAGAAGCTCACTCTGCGGGCCGAGGATCTCGTGCTGGGCGACGTCGTCGAGGTTAAATTCGGCGACCGGATACCGGCCGACATCAGGATTATCGAGGCTCGTGGATTCAAGGTGGACAACAGCTCGCTGACGGGCGAATCCGAACCGCAATCGAGGTCGCCCGAGTTCACGAACGAGAATCCGCTCGAAACGAAGAATCTTGCATTCTTCTCAACAAATGCGGTGGAAGGCACGGCAAAAGGTGTGGTGATCTGTTGTGGCGATCAAACGGTGATGGGACGGATCGCAGGGCTTGCGTCTGGCCTGGATACCGGTGAAACGCCGATCGCCAAAGAGATTCATCACTTTATACACCTCATTACTGGTGTCGCTGTCTTCCTCGGCGTCACATTCTTTGTCATAGCTTTTATCCTGGGTTATCATTGGCTCGATGCCGTTATCTTCCTAATCGGTATTATTGTGGCGAACGTACCGGAGGGTCTTCTCGCTACTGTGACCGTGTGCCTCACTCTGACCGCTAAGCGAATGGCCTCGAAGAACTGCCTGGTGAAGAATCTCGAGGCTGTGGAGACTCTAGGCTCGACTTCGACCATCTGTTCGGATAAGACCGGAACCCTCACGCAAAATCGTATGACAGTGGCGCACATGTGGTTCGACAATCAGATTATTGACGCCGATACCACAGAAGATCAATCCGGCTTGCAATACGATCGCACTAGTCCGGGATTCAAGGCGCTGGCTAAGATTGCGACCTTGTGTAATCGCGCAGAGTTCAAGCCGGGCCAGGAAGGTGAGCCGATTCTGAAACGTGAGGTAAACGGCGACGCCTCTGAGGCCGCATTGCTCAAATGCATGGAACTGGCACTGGGCGACGTTATGGGCATTAGGAAACGCAATAAGAAAGTCTGCGAAATTCCCTTCAACTCCACTAACAAATATCAGGTATCTATTCACGAATCGGACGATCCTAACGATCCTAGACATCTCTTGGTGATGAAGGGTGCTCCTGAAAGAATTTTGGACAGATGCTCGACCATATTTATCGGCGGCAAAGAAAAG gTTCTGGACGAAGAGATGAAGGAAGCGTTTAATAATGCATACTTGGAATTGGGCGGACTTGGCGAACGAGTGCTCGGCTTCTGTGATTACACACTGCCGTCCGACAAGTTCCCGGTTGGCTTCAAATTCAACGCCGACGATCCTAACTTCCCAGTCGACGGGCTCCGCTTCGTAGGCCTGATGTCTATGATCGATCCGCCGCGAGCCGCGGTGCCTGACGCGGTCGCAAAGTGCCGTTCCGCCGGCATCAAGGTCATCATGGTTACCGGTGACCATCCGATCACTGCCAAAGCCATTGCCAAATCCGTCGGCATCATCTCTGAAG gtaaCGAAACCGTTGAGGACATTGCGCAACGGTTAAATATCCCGGTATCCGAAGTAAATCCTCGTGAGGCTAAAGCCGCGGTCATTCACGGAACCGAACTCAGGGAACTGAACTCCGACCAATTGGACGAGATTCTCAGGTACCACACCGAAATTGTGTTCGCCCGTACTTCGCCTCAGCAGAAGCTCATCATCGTCGAAGGCTGCCAGCGAATGGGCGCGATTGTCGCTGTAACTG gCGACGGTGTGAACGATTCGCCTGCTCTAAAAAAAGCTGACATTGGTGTCGCCATGGGCATCGCCGGTTCGGACGTCTCCAAGCAAGCAGCAGACATGATTTTACTTGATGACAACTTTGCTTCGATCGTAACAGGCGTGGAGGAGGGTCGTTTGATCTTTGACAACCTAAAGAAGTCTATCGCCTACACCCTGACCTCGAATATACCCGAAATCTCGCCTTTCTTGGCGTTTATTCTCTGCGATATCCCGTTGCCGCTGGGTACTGTCACCATTCTTTGCATCGATTTAGGAACCGACATG GTACCCGCCATCTCGCTAGCCTACGAGGAGGCAGAGAGCGATATTATGAAGCGACAACCACGAAACCCCTTCACTGACAAGCTAGTTAATGAAAG GCTTATTTCGATGGCGTACGGCCAAATCGGTATGATTCAAGCCGCGGCTGGCTTCTTCGTCTACTTCGTTATCATGGCTGAGAATGGATTCCTGCCTCTGTATCTGTTTGGTATCCGGAAACAATGGGATTCGAAGGCTATTAACGATCTTACCGATAGCTACGGTCAGGAATGG ACTTACAGAGATCGTAAAACGTTGGAGTTTACTTGCCACACAGCTTTCTTCGTATCGATTGTAATTGTGCAATGGGCTGATCTGATTGTCTGTAAAACGCGCCGCAACTCGATTATTCATCAAGGAATGAGAAACTGGGCTTTGAACTTCGGTCTCGTGTTCGAAACCGCTCTTGCTGCGTTCCTAAGTTACACGCCCGGTATGGATAAGGGTCTCCGTATGTTCCCATTGAa ATTTGTATGGTGGCTGCCAGCTCTACCGTTCATGTTTGCCATCTTTATCTACGACGAAACGAGACGATTCTATCTTCGCCGAAATCCAGGCGGCTGGCTTGAGCAAGaaacttattattaa
- the Atpalpha gene encoding sodium/potassium-transporting ATPase subunit alpha isoform X4 has product MASKGKLDIESRRKNPKRRGDNLDDLKQELDIDFHKISPEELYQRFQTHPENGLSHAKAKENLERDGPNALTPPKQTPEWVKFCKNLFGGFALLLWIGAILCFIAYSIQASTSEDPNDDNLYLGIVLAAVVIVTGIFSYYQESKSSKIMESFKNMVPQFATVIREGEKLTLRAEDLVLGDVVEVKFGDRIPADIRIIEARGFKVDNSSLTGESEPQSRSPEFTNENPLETKNLAFFSTNAVEGTAKGVVICCGDQTVMGRIAGLASGLDTGETPIAKEIHHFIHLITGVAVFLGVTFFVIAFILGYHWLDAVIFLIGIIVANVPEGLLATVTVCLTLTAKRMASKNCLVKNLEAVETLGSTSTICSDKTGTLTQNRMTVAHMWFDNQIIDADTTEDQSGLQYDRTSPGFKALAKIATLCNRAEFKPGQEGEPILKREVNGDASEAALLKCMELALGDVMGIRKRNKKVCEIPFNSTNKYQVSIHESDDPNDPRHLLVMKGAPERILDRCSTIFIGGKEKVLDEEMKEAFNNAYLELGGLGERVLGFCDYTLPSDKFPVGFKFNADDPNFPVDGLRFVGLMSMIDPPRAAVPDAVAKCRSAGIKVIMVTGDHPITAKAIAKSVGIISEGNETVEDIAQRLNIPVSEVNPREAKAAVIHGTELRELNSDQLDEILRYHTEIVFARTSPQQKLIIVEGCQRMGAIVAVTGDGVNDSPALKKADIGVAMGIAGSDVSKQAADMILLDDNFASIVTGVEEGRLIFDNLKKSIAYTLTSNIPEISPFLAFILCDIPLPLGTVTILCIDLGTDMVPAISLAYEEAESDIMKRQPRNPFTDKLVNERLISMAYGQIGMIQAAAGFFVYFVIMAENGFLPLYLFGIRKQWDSKAINDLTDSYGQEWTYRDRKTLEFTCHTAFFVSIVIVQWADLIVCKTRRNSIIHQGMRNWALNFGLVFETALAAFLSYTPGMDKGLRMFPLKFVWWLPALPFMFAIFIYDETRRFYLRRNPGGWLEQETYY; this is encoded by the exons TCGCGGCGGAAGAACCCAAAGCGAAGGGGGGACAACCTAGATGACCTGAAGCAGGAGTTGGACATTGACTTCCACAAAATCTCACCCGAGGAACTGTATCAAAGATTTCAGACGCACCCCGAAAAC ggCCTCAGCCATGCGAAAGCGAAGGAGAACCTGGAAAGGGACGGGCCGAACGCCCTGACGCCGCCGAAGCAGACACCGGAATGGGTCAAGTTCTGCAAGAATCTGTTCGGTGGTTTTGCCCTCCTGCTGTGGATTGGCGCGATCCTCTGCTTCATCGCGTACTCGATCCAGGCCTCGACCAGCGAGGACCCGAACGACGACAATCTCTACCTGGGCATCGTCCTCGCGGCGGTCGTGATAGTGACGGGTATATTCTCGTACTATCAGGAGAGCAAGTCGAGCAAGATTATGGAGTCGTTCAAGAACATGGTGCCGCAATTCGCCACCGTAATCCGGGAGGGTGAGAAGCTCACTCTGCGGGCCGAGGATCTCGTGCTGGGCGACGTCGTCGAGGTTAAATTCGGCGACCGGATACCGGCCGACATCAGGATTATCGAGGCTCGTGGATTCAAGGTGGACAACAGCTCGCTGACGGGCGAATCCGAACCGCAATCGAGGTCGCCCGAGTTCACGAACGAGAATCCGCTCGAAACGAAGAATCTTGCATTCTTCTCAACAAATGCGGTGGAAGGCACGGCAAAAGGTGTGGTGATCTGTTGTGGCGATCAAACGGTGATGGGACGGATCGCAGGGCTTGCGTCTGGCCTGGATACCGGTGAAACGCCGATCGCCAAAGAGATTCATCACTTTATACACCTCATTACTGGTGTCGCTGTCTTCCTCGGCGTCACATTCTTTGTCATAGCTTTTATCCTGGGTTATCATTGGCTCGATGCCGTTATCTTCCTAATCGGTATTATTGTGGCGAACGTACCGGAGGGTCTTCTCGCTACTGTGACCGTGTGCCTCACTCTGACCGCTAAGCGAATGGCCTCGAAGAACTGCCTGGTGAAGAATCTCGAGGCTGTGGAGACTCTAGGCTCGACTTCGACCATCTGTTCGGATAAGACCGGAACCCTCACGCAAAATCGTATGACAGTGGCGCACATGTGGTTCGACAATCAGATTATTGACGCCGATACCACAGAAGATCAATCCGGCTTGCAATACGATCGCACTAGTCCGGGATTCAAGGCGCTGGCTAAGATTGCGACCTTGTGTAATCGCGCAGAGTTCAAGCCGGGCCAGGAAGGTGAGCCGATTCTGAAACGTGAGGTAAACGGCGACGCCTCTGAGGCCGCATTGCTCAAATGCATGGAACTGGCACTGGGCGACGTTATGGGCATTAGGAAACGCAATAAGAAAGTCTGCGAAATTCCCTTCAACTCCACTAACAAATATCAGGTATCTATTCACGAATCGGACGATCCTAACGATCCTAGACATCTCTTGGTGATGAAGGGTGCTCCTGAAAGAATTTTGGACAGATGCTCGACCATATTTATCGGCGGCAAAGAAAAG gTTCTGGACGAAGAGATGAAGGAAGCGTTTAATAATGCATACTTGGAATTGGGCGGACTTGGCGAACGAGTGCTCGGCTTCTGTGATTACACACTGCCGTCCGACAAGTTCCCGGTTGGCTTCAAATTCAACGCCGACGATCCTAACTTCCCAGTCGACGGGCTCCGCTTCGTAGGCCTGATGTCTATGATCGATCCGCCGCGAGCCGCGGTGCCTGACGCGGTCGCAAAGTGCCGTTCCGCCGGCATCAAGGTCATCATGGTTACCGGTGACCATCCGATCACTGCCAAAGCCATTGCCAAATCCGTCGGCATCATCTCTGAAG gtaaCGAAACCGTTGAGGACATTGCGCAACGGTTAAATATCCCGGTATCCGAAGTAAATCCTCGTGAGGCTAAAGCCGCGGTCATTCACGGAACCGAACTCAGGGAACTGAACTCCGACCAATTGGACGAGATTCTCAGGTACCACACCGAAATTGTGTTCGCCCGTACTTCGCCTCAGCAGAAGCTCATCATCGTCGAAGGCTGCCAGCGAATGGGCGCGATTGTCGCTGTAACTG gCGACGGTGTGAACGATTCGCCTGCTCTAAAAAAAGCTGACATTGGTGTCGCCATGGGCATCGCCGGTTCGGACGTCTCCAAGCAAGCAGCAGACATGATTTTACTTGATGACAACTTTGCTTCGATCGTAACAGGCGTGGAGGAGGGTCGTTTGATCTTTGACAACCTAAAGAAGTCTATCGCCTACACCCTGACCTCGAATATACCCGAAATCTCGCCTTTCTTGGCGTTTATTCTCTGCGATATCCCGTTGCCGCTGGGTACTGTCACCATTCTTTGCATCGATTTAGGAACCGACATG GTACCCGCCATCTCGCTAGCCTACGAGGAGGCAGAGAGCGATATTATGAAGCGACAACCACGAAACCCCTTCACTGACAAGCTAGTTAATGAAAG GCTTATTTCGATGGCGTACGGCCAAATCGGTATGATTCAAGCCGCGGCTGGCTTCTTCGTCTACTTCGTTATCATGGCTGAGAATGGATTCCTGCCTCTGTATCTGTTTGGTATCCGGAAACAATGGGATTCGAAGGCTATTAACGATCTTACCGATAGCTACGGTCAGGAATGG ACTTACAGAGATCGTAAAACGTTGGAGTTTACTTGCCACACAGCTTTCTTCGTATCGATTGTAATTGTGCAATGGGCTGATCTGATTGTCTGTAAAACGCGCCGCAACTCGATTATTCATCAAGGAATGAGAAACTGGGCTTTGAACTTCGGTCTCGTGTTCGAAACCGCTCTTGCTGCGTTCCTAAGTTACACGCCCGGTATGGATAAGGGTCTCCGTATGTTCCCATTGAa ATTTGTATGGTGGCTGCCAGCTCTACCGTTCATGTTTGCCATCTTTATCTACGACGAAACGAGACGATTCTATCTTCGCCGAAATCCAGGCGGCTGGCTTGAGCAAGaaacttattattaa